The Rhodothermus marinus DSM 4252 DNA segment GCCCGAGCCGCCGGCGCTGCTTCCCGCGATTCCGCTGGAGGAAGCCTTTCGGCGCCACCCCGAAGCACTGGCGCTCCGGCTCCGGGAAGACCGGGCGCGCACCCTCATGCGCCGCGCGCGCCGCGAGTACTGGCCGGACTTCGTCGTGGGCGTGGGTCTGATGGACATGATGCGCATGAACCAGCCTGTGGCGCCGCTGTCGGCACTGCGCGACCGCTTCGCCATCCGCGTCGGCGTGGTGCTTCCGCTGCAGCGTGCGCGACGGAGTGCCCGCGTCGAGGAGACGCGCCTGGAGGCCCGCACGCTGGCATCCCGTTACCAGGACCTGCGCAACCTGTTCGAAAGCCGCTGGCGCGCCCTCGAAGCACGCTTCGCGGCCGACCGGGCCAACCTGGCCCTGCTCGAGCAGACGCTGATCCCGGAGGCTCGGACCACCCGGGAAGCGCTGCTCAGCGCCTACACGACCGGCCAGGCTTCTTATCTGGACCTGCTCGATGCCGAACGGGCGCTCTTCGAACTGGAGCGTCAGCGCGTCGACACGATCACGCGCCTGCTTGTCACGCAGGCCGAAGCCGAACAACTGCTGGGTCTGCTTCCTGAAAACATCAACCAGACCGGAGAATAAGCCATGCGTCCACGCATTTTACTGTTCTCAAGCCTGCTGGGCCTGCTCTTGATCGCCTACCTGGCCCGCTCGCTATGGCGTAGCGATTCGACCGCGACCCCGGCTCCTGCCGATACCGCCATGGCCACCGCCCCTGCGGCGGGTGGGCTGGCCGCCTTCGACAAAAACGGCGACGGCATCGTCTACCAGGACCCCATGCACCCCTGGATCGTCCAGGACGCACCGGGCAAGGCGCCGGACTGCGGCATGGACCTCGTCCCGGTCTCCATCCATGAAGGAATGGACATGGGCGAGGAAGGGACGGTCCGGATCGATCCGGTCGTCCTGCAGAACACGGGCGTGCGGCTGACGACCGTCGAAGTGGCCCCGCTGGCACCGACCGTTCGGGCTACCGCCCGCCTGGAAGTCAACGAGCAGCAGCTCGTGGCCGTCTCGCCCAAGATCGAGGGCTGGGTCGAGCGGCTGTATGTCGACTACGAGGGCGCTCGTGTCCGAAAAGGCGAGCCGCTGCTGGAAATCTACAGCCCGGCGCTGGTCTCCACCCAGGAAGAGTATCTGCTGGCACTGCGTAACGTGCAGCAACTGGCCGGCACGCCGGCCGAAGCCGACGCCCGTCGACTGCTCGAAGCGGCCCGCCGGCGCCTGCAGTTCTGGGACATCACCGACGAACAGATTCGCCAGCTCGAGGCCACCGGCCAGCCCCGCAAAACGCTGACGCTCTACGCGCCGGCTTCGGGAACGGTGCTGGAAAAGCACGTGGTCGAAGGCCAGCAGATCCGATCGGGCCAGACGCTTTTCGTGCTGGCCGATCTCTCGACGCTCTGGCTGCAGGTGGACGTCTACGAGCACGACCTGAGCTGGGTGGTGCCGGGGATTTCGGCCGAAATCACGCTACCCTACGATCCGACGGTCCGGCTGCAGGGCTACGTCGATTACGTCTACGACACGCTGGACCCGGCCACGCGTACGGCCCGTGCGCGGATTGTGGTGCCCAACCCGGACCTGCGCCTCAAGCCGGGCATGTACGCCATTGCCACCCTGCAGGGCCATCCCACCCCGCCCCGTCCGGTTGTGCCCGAGGAGGCCCTCGTCCGTTACGGAGCGGAAGCCTTCGTCATTGTCGCGCTCGGCGAGGGACGTTTTCTGCCCACCCGCGTACATCCGGGCCCCGAGGCCAACGGCCGCGTGCAGATTCTGGAGGGCCTACAGGGCGGCGAGCGCATCGTGGCACGCGCCCAGTTCCTGATCGACTCCGAAGCCCGGCTCAAAAGCGCCCTCGGAGCTCTGATGAGCGGGCATCAGCACGGGGGCTCCATGCCCGAAGCCCCTTCGAACGAACCGGAGGCCCATACCGAACACACGGGCGAGCACTCCTGAACGCACCCTCAACCTGAGCACATGCCATGCTGGAACGACTGATAGAAGGAAGCATGCGGAATCGCCAGCTTGTCCTGGTGCTGGCGATGCTGCTGGCCGCACTGGGCATCTGGGCCACGCTGAATATCCCGATCGACGCCATCCCGGATATTTCGGATGTGCAGGTGGTCATCCGTACCGAGTATCCGGGCCAGGCGCCCCAGATCGTCGAAGACCAGGTTACCTACCCGCTGGCCACGGCCATGCTGGCCGTGCCGGGCGCCCGCACCGTCCGCGGCTATTCCATGTTCGGGACCTCCTTCGTCTACGTGATTTTCGAGGACGGCACCGACATGTACTGGGCCCGGAGCCGCGTGCTGGAGTACCTGAACCAGGTGGCCGGATCGCTGCCTGAAGGAGCCAGGCCGGCCATCGGCCCGGACGCCACCAGCGTCGGCTGGATCTTCGAATACAGCCTGATGGACACTACCGGCCGGCACGACCTGGCCGACCTGCGCACGCTTCAGGACTTTTTCCTGAAATACGAGCTGCAGTCCATCCCCGGCGTCTCGGAAGTGGCCACGGTCGGCGGCTTCGTCAAGCAATACCAGGTGGTGGTCGATCCCCAGAAGCTGCTGGCCTATGGCATTCCACTGAGCCACGTGCGCATGGCCATTCAGCGCTCCAACCGGGAAGTAGGAGCCCGGTTGCTGGAGCTGGGCGAGCGCGAGTTCATCGTCCGCGGCCGGGGCTACCTGCAGGGCATCGACGACCTGCGCAAGATCCCGCTCAAAGCGCGCGACGGGACGGTCATCACGCTGGACGATGTCGCCACAATTCGGCATGGCCCGGAGATCCGACGGGGTATCGCCGACCGCAACGGCGAGGGCGAAGTGGTGGGCGGCATCGTGCTCATGCGCTACGGTGAAAATGCACTGCGCGTGATCGAGCGCGTGAAGGCCCGTCTGGAAGAGCTGAAGGCCAGCCTGCCGGAAGGCGTCACCATCAACATCGAGTACGACCGTTCCCGCCTGATTCGGGATGCCGTGCGGACCGTCACGATCAAGCTCTGGCAGCAGCTGGCCGTGGTGGCGCTGATCGTGTTCGTCTTCCTGCTGCACGTGCGGAGTGCCTTCGTGGCGCTGGTGACGGTGCCGCTGGGCGCCCTGACGGCGCTGCTGATCATGTACCTGCTCGGCGTCAACGCCAACATCATGAGCCTGGGCGGCATTGCCGTGGCCATCGGTGTGATGGTCGATGCCTCGCTCGTGATGGTGGAAAATGCCCACAAGCATCTGGAGCGCGTGCGCCAGCAGGGTACCCGGCTTTCGGCCGCCGAGCGCTTTCAGGTGCTGCTGGCGGCCGCCCGCGAGGTGGGGCCCAGCATGTTCTTCTCGCTGCTGATCGTGACGGTCAGCTACCTGCCCGTCTTCGCACTGCAACAGGTTGAAGGCCGGCTGTTTCGACCGCTGGCCATGACCACCACGTTTTCCATGGCGGCGGCCTCGGTGCTGGCCGTCACGCTCATTCCGGCGCTCATGGTGATTTTCGTACGCGGCCGCATCCGCACCGAGCATCAGAACCCGGTCGCGCGGTTTTTCGCCTGGATCTACCGGCCGGTGATCCGCTACACGCTGCGCCGTCCCTGGCGGGTGGTGTTCGGTAGCGTGCTGTTGCTTGTCCTCACGCTGTTACCGGTGCAACGCCTGCTGCTGGGCCGGGTCTATGTCGATTTTCCCCAGATCGGCTCCGAGTTCATGCCGCCGCTCAACGAAGGCGACCTGCTCTACATGCCGACCACACTGCCGGGCATTTCGCCGCAGAAAGCCAAGGAGCTGTTGCAGCAGACCGACCGCATCATCAAAAGCTTTCCGGAGGTCAAATCGGTCTTCGGCAAGGCAGGTCGTGCCGAAACGGCCACCGATCCGGCGCCGCTTTCCATGTTCGAGACGGTGATCATTCTCAAGGATCCGAGCGAGTGGCGACCGGGCATGACGCTGGACCGGCTCATCGAAGAAATGGATCGGGCGCTGCGCATTCCGGGGCTGACCAACGCCTGGACGATGCCCATCAAGACCCGGGTGGACATGCTCGCCACCGGCATCAAGACGCCGGTCGGGATCAAGATCGTGGGACCCGACCTGCCCACGCTGGAAGAGATCGGGGCCCATCTGGAGCAGGTGCTGCGTCAGGTGCCCGGCACGCGCTCGGTCTATGCCGAACGGGCCATGGGCGGGAGCTACCTGGACGTGGTGGTCGATCGCGCCGAGGCGGCTCGCTACGGCCTGACCGTGGGGGACGTGCTGGAAATCGTGCAGACGGCCGTCGGCGGCATGAACGTGACCACCACCATCGAGGGCCTGGAGCGCTATCCGGTGCAGGTGCGCTATCCACGCGAACTGCGCGATAACCTGCCGGCCCTGCGCCAGGTGCTCGTACCCACGCCAACGGGCGCCCAGGTGCCGCTGGGTCAGCTGGCCCGGTTCGAGCTGGTCGAAGGTCCGCCCATGATCAAAAGCGAAAACGCCCGGCCCAATGCCTGGGTGTACATCGACCTGGAGCAGGGCGTCGACATCGGCTCCTACGTGCAACGCGCCCGGGAACTGGTGGCCCGCGAGGTGGAACTGCCACCGGGCTACGCGCTGGTCTGGAGCGGTCAGTACGAGTACATGGAGCGGGCCGCCCGCCGACTGCGCTTCCTGGTGCCGCTGACGATCGGCATCGTGTTCCTGCTGCTGCTCATCCATTTTCGCAGCCTGCGCGAGACGCTGCTGCTGATGGCCACGCTGCCCATGGCCGCCATCGGGGCCATCTGGCTGATGAGCGTGCTGGGCTTCAACATGAGCGTGGCCGCCGCCGTGGGCTACATTGCCGTGGCCGGACTGGCCGCCGAAACCGGCGTGGTCATGCAGGCCTTCCTGTCCGACACGATCGAACGCTACCGCCGGGAAGGCCGGCTTTCGTCCATCGGTGCCCTGCAGGCAGCGCTGGAAGAGGGCGCCTCGCGGCGCGTTCGTCCGCTGCTGATGACGGTCTCCACGTCGCTGATCGGCCTGCTCCCGGTGATGTTCGGCACCGAAACCGGCGCCGAGGTCATGAAGCGGCTGGCGGCGCCGATGGTCGGCGGACTCTTCAGCGCAGCGGCTCTGACGCTCATCGTGATCCCGGCGCTTAACATGATCATCCACCGGGCGCGCCTGCGGCGGGAACTGGAAACGACGACCACCGACCATCAGCCCGAAGCGGCTGCAACGACGTCGTCTTCCTGAAAAAACACGAGAAGAAGGCGCTCTGGCCCGTTTCTTGTCCGGTGTCGCGTTGTTAACTTCTGGCGGCACCGCGACACCGAATCGGAGCCTCGATGCGCACGCGAACGGGCCTGACACTGCTGGTCCTTTTGCTGTCCGCCGCGGCGGGGGTATCGGCCCAGCCGGTGCCCCCGCGCGGCACGCTGCTGGAGTGGGGGGCCGGCCTGCGCCGCTTGATCCTGGACCGCACGCATGGCTACGGCGGCCGCTACTACGAAGGCGGCCTCTTTCGCACCTTCACCCGTCAGATGGACTACGAGTACGAGCTGGACCTGCTCACCTACCGGTTCACGCTGTTCGACGATCCGATGTGGGTGCAGGCCTCGGGCGGCTACCGGGTCTACACCGGAAGCATCGACTACGGCGAGTTCGTTACGGAAAGCCAGATCAAACACGCCGTTCGCCTGGGCCGGCGGAGCACGTTCCATGTGCTCGGTGTGCAGGAGGAAAACCTGCGCGCCCGTCGCTTTTTCGTCGAAGTGGGCTATCGCTACCGGCTGGCCCCCGATCATCAGATCGGCGTGCGCCATACGCTGGGCATGGAAAAAGACGACCTGGACCTGTCGCTGCACTACACCTGGCGCTCGCTCGCCGAAGGCGGCGTGCATCTGGAACTGGGCCTGCTCGACTGGACCGGCAACTTCGTCTATCACCTGATCGCCAACAGCAACCGGAGCTTCGACACGCGTCAGCGCTACCTGCGGCGTCCGCTTTTCTGGGCCGTCGAAGCCACCACACCGTCCCGATGGCCGCTGCGGGCCGAAGTGACGGCCGGACTGCAGCGCCGCTCCCGCGCCCGGGTGGACGAAACCGTCGCCCGCATTCCCGGCCACGCGGGCTACGTGACCGAACACCTGGCCTCCTTCTACAACAAAGAGGCCGTCCGCTACCTGGGCGTCCTGCTGGAATACGCCGGTTCGTTTTTCACCCTGGGCGCCACCTATCGGGGAAGTTACGGGGCCGTCACGCGCACGCCCGGCGCCGACAGTACGGGCTGCTGGGAGGCCGCCTCCGGACTGGGCCGCTGCTACGTCCCCTACCCCTACGATTTCCAGAGCCGTGAGTACACCAGCGCCTTCGGCCTGCACGGCGCGCTGCGCTGGCGTCGGCTGGAACTGCGCACCGAGTGGATCCGCGCCATCAATGCGGATCGTCTGAGCGGCGCGGCGCTTCCTGAAGCTTACGTCATGCCGTACGACTTTCGCGAACGCCGCCTGACGGGCAAAACACGCCTGAGCTACCTGGCACCGACCGGCTTCTGGGGCGCGCTTGAGTTCAATCTGGAAGACCGCAACGTGCGAGGCCCCCGACAGGCCGGTACCATCAATCTGCCCTTTCGTCGTAACTTCCCGGACCAGGTCGTTCCGTTCAACCGGCGGTTCACGCTGCTGCTGGGCTACCGGCGTCCCCGGCTGGAGCTGACCGCCGGAGTCTCCTACGACCAGGACGGCGACCTCTACAGCGGCTGGGGCATCCCCAGCCAGTGGCGGAGTAAACCGGCCCGCTTCGACGGCGGCTTCTTCCGGCTTCAACTGACCTGGCCCTGACCACCATGCGTCTGCCCGTACGTACGATTCGCAAACTGCACCGCTACCTGGGATTGATCATCGGCATTCAGCTCCTGCTCTGGACAGGAAGCGGGTTGTTTTTCAGTCTGAACCCGATCGAAAAAGTCCGCGGCGAACACCTGATGGCCCCGCCGCCCGTGCTGGCTCCGGACGACACGCTGCTGGCCACCCCGACCCGGGCCCTGCAGGAACTCCGGCGTCGCTTTCCGGAAGCCGAAGTGCTGCAGGTCATGCTGCGCCCCTTGCTCGACCGGCCTGTCTACGAACTGATGTTCCGCCACGAAGGACGCCTCCGCTTTGCCCTGGCCGATGCCCGCACGGGCCGCCTGCGCCCCCCGATTACCGAGGCCGAAGCGGTGGCCATTGCACAGGCCGATTTCGTTCCCGAAGCGCCGATCGCTGCCGTCGAATACCTGACCGAGGCGCCGCCCGGCTCCGAATTTCGGGGAAGCCCGCTGCCCGTCTACCGCGTGGTCTTCGACCATCCCACCGGCACCCGAATCTACGTGGCCGCCGAAAACGGACGGGTCACGGCCCGACGCAACGACACCTGGCGCTGGTTCGACTTCTTCTGGATGTTCCACATCATGGACTACCGCACCCGCGACAACTTCAACCACCTGCTGCTGCAGAGCTTCTCGCTGTTCGGGCTGCTGACCGTGCTCAGCGGCTTCGTGCTCTGGGCCGTCACCTCCCCGACGCTCCGCGGCCGCCGGAAACCTTTTCGGCGGGCAAAGGCCGCGTTTCGGCAAGCGTAGTGGCGGCCACTCCGCCGGAAAGGAGCGTCAGGGCGGCGATGGCACCGATGGCCCAGGGGATGCTCAGCGCGTCGGCCAACACCCCGGCCAGCAAAGCGCCGACCACATAGCCGCCGTCCCGCCAGAGGCGGTAGACACCTACGGCCGTCGAGCGCCAGGCGGGGTGCGCCACGTCGCCGATGACGGCCAGCAGCGTCGGATACACCATGGCCGTACCGATGCCCAGCCCGACCATGGCCGCCGCCTGCCAGGCAAACGCATCGGAAAAGAGCATGGCGCCGATGCTCACGCCCTGCAGCAGCATCCCGCCCACGATGAGCGGCCGCCGGCCGATGCGGTCCGAGAGCGCTCCGGTCACGAGTTGCCCCAGCCCCCAGACGGCCGGATAGAGCGCCGCCAGCCAGCCAATCTGCGTCAGTCCGTAGCCCAGCGCGGCAAAGAAGAGCGGAAACAGCCCCCAGGCCATGCCGTCGTTCAGATTGTTGACCAGGCCCGCCTGGCACACGGCAAACAGGCGCCGATCGCGCCAGGAGGTGCGCACGAATACTTCTCTGAAAGACGGCACCGGCGCCGAAGCGTCGAAGTGCTGCCGGGCCTCCAGGTCGGCGTGGTGCTGCGTCTCCCGCACGAAAAGCGCTGAGAGCAGCAGTCCCACTCCCGAGAACACCACACCCAGGTAGAACGGCTGCGGACGCAATCCATAGGTCGCCGCCACGTAGCCCGTGGCCAGCGCCGCCAGCGACACGGCCAGATAGCCGGCCGCCTCGTTGAGCCCCATCGCCAGTCCGCGCTGCCGGGGACCGACCAGGTCGATCTTCATGATGACCGTCATCGACCAGGCCAGCCCCTGATTCACTCCGAGCAGCACGTTCGCCGCCACCACCCAGGCCCACGACGGCGCCCACATCAGCAGCCAGGGCACCGGCAACCCTGCCAGCCATCCGGCCAGCAGTACCCGGCGACGGCCGATCCGGTCGCCCAGTCGCCCTGCCAGCAAATTGGCCAGCGCCTTGGTCAGCCCGAAGCTCGCCACGAACGACAGCGTCGCCACCCGCGAGGCCACCCCGAACTCCTGCTCGGCCAGCAGCGGCAAAATGGCCCGTTCCATCCCCACCATCGCCCCCACGAAGGCGTTCACCACCACCAGCAGGGCGAACTGCTGCCAGTTGGCCCGCAACCCCAGACGTACCGATGCTGTCTCCATGGGCAATGCTCCGGGGTCAGACCGGCCAGCGCTGCTGCTCCCAGGCCTGCTGCCAGAACATCCACTCGTAGCGCACGCTGGTGCGGAACGCCTCTTTCGCGCGCGCTCGCGCTGCGTCGTCCGCCTCCCGCGCAAACCGCTCCAGACGCTCCAGCAGATTGTCCATGTACGTGTTGAATTCCGGGTTGCTGTACATCCGGAGCCAGTCGGCATACGGGTGCGTGTCGGGGATCGTGCCCAGTTCACGCGCCAGATGCTGCCCCAGCTCGACGTACAGCCAGGGGCACGGTGTGATGGCCGCCACCGCCTCGACCAGCGTGCCGCGCACGGCCGTCGCGATCATGTGGTCCTGATAGGCCCGGTTGTTCGGGGTCAGTTCGATCCGCGCTACATCCTCCAGCGTGTAGCCCAGCTTCTTTCCGTAGCCGGCATGCAGCTCGCGCTCGACGACCAGCGCCAGCCGGGCCGCGTCGATGAACCACAGCTTGTCGTCAGGCCGCACGCACCGCGTGGCGATCAGACTGCAGGCATCGGCGAAAGCTTCCAGATAACGGGCATCCTGCATCTGGTAGAAGCGGAATCGTTCGGCGTCGAGCGTGCCTTCGGCCAGTGCCCGCACAAAGGGATGCTGAAACGAAGCGCCCCAAGCGTCCGAGGCAGCCTCCAGGCATGCCTGCGCAAACGGCGGAACCGTAAAAGGCCGCGTTGCTGCCGGTGCTTCCTGCATAGGACCCTCCATAGATTAGGTGGCCAGAAGATAAGCTCCTGTGAGAAATTACTCGCCACCCCACTCCACGATCCCTTCTTGCAACTTGACATTTTTTTCCTGGATCTATATTTTATATCATGATGTGATGATATAATAATTCAAAAAGGCGAATGCTTACCATCACCGACACGGGTCTCGAGCTGAAGGCCAAGCTGTTTCGAGGACTGGCTGATACGTCCCGGATGGCCTTGCTAGAAGCGTTGCGTGAAAAGCCGCAGACGGTTACTGCCCTGGTGGAGGCGACCGGGCTGAGCCAGCCGAACGTCTCCAACCACCTGCGCTGTCTGCTTGACTGCGGCCTGGTGCAACGAAGCCGCCGGGGGCGCTTCGTGGTCTACCGGCTCAGCGACGAGCGCATCGCCGAGCTGCTGCAGCTGGCCGAACAGGTGCTGGCCGACGTAGCCCGAGGCGTTTATCACTGCACACGCTACAACGTGCCATGAAACTACAACGTGCCATGAAAACCGTCGAGCTTTCCGTCGAAGGGATGGATTGCGCCAGCTGTGCCCGCCACGTGGCGCAGGCGCTTGAATCGGTGCCGGGCGTCTGCCGCGTCGAGGTGCTGCTGGCGGCGCAAAAAGCCGTGCTGGAAGTAGACCCCACCCATCCCCCGGCACCTGAGGCACTGCGCCGGGCAGTTGAAGCCGCCGGCTACCGGGTGAGTCAGCCCGAAGCATCGCCTGCAGCAACCTCGCATAGCCGGCGCATTGCAGCACTGCTGGCCCTGGTGTTCGGGACCGTACTGACGGTGGTGGTTCTAGGCGAATGGCTGGGACTCTTTGAGGAGCTCACCGCCCGCGTACCCTTGCCTGTCGGGATTGCGCTGGTTGTCTTGATGGGCTATCCGGTGTTCCGTCAGGTGGTGCAGGCGTTGCTTCAGGGGCGCATTCTGGCCTACACGCTCATGAGCGTAGGGGCACTGGCTGCGCTACTTATTGGCGAATGGCCCACAGCTGCCGTCGTAGTCTTCTTCATGCGGGTCGGCGACTACGTAGAGCGCTTCACGACGGAACAGGCCCGGCGGGCGCTGAAAGGGTTAAGCCAGCTAATGCCTCGTAGGGCGCGGGTGGAGCGCCAGGGAGAGCTGGTCGAGGTAGCGGCCGAGGCCGTTCAGCCAGGCGAGGTGGTACTGGTGCGTCCCGGCGAGCGCGTGCCCGTTGATGGCGAGGTGCTAGAAGGCACCGCCACCCTCGACACGTCGGCGCTCACCGGCGAATCCATGCCCGTCGAAGCAGGACCAGGCGATGCCGTGCTGGCTGCCTCCCTGGTGCGACAGGGCTACCTTCGCCTGAAAGCTACGCATACCGGAGCCGCCACCACATTCGGGCGCATCCTGCACCTGGTCGAGACGGCCGAGGCCAACCGGAGCAATACCGAACGCCTGGCCGACCGCTTTTCTACCTACTATCTGCCGGTCGTAGCTGCTGTAGCCCTGGGCACCTACCTGCTGCGCGGCGATGTGATGGCCACCGTAGCGGTCCTCGTCGTGGCCTGCAGCTGTGCGTTTGCCCTGGCTACGCCTGTGGCTGTGCTGGCTGCTATTGGGGCGGCCGCCCGCCAGGGGGTTGTGATCAAAGGCGGTCGCTACCTGGAAGCGCTGGCCCGCGCCGACGTAGTCCTAATCGACAAAACCGGCACGCTCACGCTCGGCCGCCCTCGCCTGACCGATCTGGTGCCGCTCAACGGGCAGTCAGCCGACGAACTGCTGGCGCTGGCCGCTGCTGCCGAGTATGCTTCAGAACATCCCCTGGCCGAAGCCATCCGGGAAGCGGCCCGTACCCGAGGCCTACCCCTGCACCGCCCCGAGGAAGCCCGTCCGCTGCCAGGCATCGGCATCGAAGCCCGTGTTGATGGGCACCGCGTACGTCTGCAGCGCCTGTCCGACACGGAGGCGTTTCCGGAAGCCGCGGTGCTGGCTGCCGAAGGCAAAACACTTATTCTGATGGAGGTGGATGGCCGTCCAGCCGCCCTGTTGGGAGCGGCCGACACCGAGCGACCTGGCCTGCGCGAGGCGCTGGATGTGTTGCGACAGATGGGGCTGCACCATCTGGAGCTGCTCACCGGCGATCATCCTCGGGCGGCTGAGCCGCTGGCACGCCGGCTGGGGCTTCGGTGCCGGGCCGGCCTGCTCCCGGACGACAAAATTCGCATTGTCCGCGAATATCAACGCCAAGGACACACGGTAGTAATGATCGGCGACGGCATCAATGATGCGCCGGCCCTCATGCAGGCCGACGTAGGTATCGCCATGGGTTCCGGTACCGATGTGGCGCTCGACACGGCTGCCGTGGTGCTGCTGCGCAACGACTGGCACCAGCTCCCTGCACTGTTTCGTCTGGCCTTTCGCACGCGTCGTACCATTGCCGTAAATCTTGGCTTTACGGCCCTGTACAACCTGATAGGCCTCACCCTGGCCGCCCTGGGCTACCTACCTCCTGTACTGGCCGCCGCTGCCCAATCGCTCCCTGATCTGGGCATTCTGGGCAATTCCGCCCGGCTGCTCCGTGCCCGTCTGTCGGCTTCCTGACCGATCGGCTGCCATCCTGTCACCCGTCGGTCGGCCGGTATGTTTTTCGTAAAAGTCCGGCATGCGCACATTTACTGGCAACGTGTCAGGGAGCGCGAACCAATCAACCACGGGAAAGCAATGAACCTGCAGAAATTCACGGTCAAAGCGCAGGAGGCGGTACAGCGTGCGCTGGAGATTGCAGCGCAGAAGAACCATCAGGCGATCGAGCCGCCGCACCTGCTCAAGGCGTTGCTGAGCGAGCCGCAGGGCACGGCGGTATCCATCCTGAAGCGGCTGGGTGCCAGCCTGGAACTGCTCAACACGAAGGCGGACCAGGCGCTGGCGAAGCTGCCCGTCGTGCACGGCGCCTCCGTCTCGGGTCAGTACGTGGGGAACGAACTGAAGAAAGTGTTCGATCGCGCGCTGGCCGAAGCGTCGTTGTTGAAGGATGAATACGTCTCAACCGAGCATCTGCTTATTGCTCTGGCCGAAAGCCAGACGGACGTCGGGCAGGCGCTGCGGGAGCAGGGCGTCACGAAGGAGAAGATCCTGAATGTGCTCAAGGACGTGCGCGGCGCGCAGCGTGTCACCGACCCGCACGCGGAGGAGCGCTACGAGGCGTTGCAGCGCTACGGCCGCGACCTGACGGAGCTGGCCCGCAAGGGCAAGCTGGACCCCGTCATCGGCCGTGACGAAGAGATCCGGCGCGTGCTCCAGATCCTCTCGCGCCGGATGAAGAACAACCCAGTGCTGGTCGGTGAGGCCGGCGTCGGTAAGACGGCCATCGTCGAAGGGCTGGCGCTGCGCATCGTGCAGGGCGACGTGCCCGAAAGCCTCAAGGACCGGCGCATCGTGGCGCTCGACATGGGTGCCCTGCTGGCCGGTGCCAAGTATCGGGGTGAATTCGAGGAGCGGCTGAAGGCGGTCGTCCGCGAGGCGGCGGCCTCCGAAGGCCAGGTGATCCTGTTCATCGACGAGCTGCACACGGTGGTGGGTGCCGGTGCCGCCGAGGGGGCCGTCGATGCCGCCAACATCCTGAAGCCGGCGCTGGCGCGGGGTGAGATCCGCGTGATCGGCGCCACGACGCTCGACGAGTACCGGAAATACATCGAAAAGGACAAGGCGCTGGAGCGGCGCTTCCAGCCCGTGCTCGTCGAGGAACCGTCGGTGGAAGACACGATCTCGATCCTGCGCGGCATCAAGGATCGCTACGAGGTGCACCACGGCGTGCGCATCACCGACGGCGCGCTGATCGCCGCCGCCGAACTCTCGCACCGCTACATCACCGACCGGCATCTGCCGGACAAGGCCATCGACCTGATCGACGAGGCGGCCGCCCGGCTGCGGATCGAGATCGACTCGATGCCCGAAGAGCTGGACCAGCTCGAGCGGCAGATCCGCCAGCTCGAAATCGAACGGGAGGCCGTCAAGCGCGACAACGATCAGGAGAAGCTCAAGGCGATCAACGAGCAGCTCGCCAACCTCGAAGAGCAGCGGCGGGCGCTCCGGGCGCGCTGGCAGCAGGAAAAAGAGCTGATCCAGCGCATTCGGAGCATCAAGGAAGAAATCGAACAGCTCCGGATCGAATCGGAGCAACTGGAGCGGCAGGGTGAGTACGGCCGCGTGGCCGAGATCCGCTATGGCCGCATTCCGGAGCTGGAGAAGCAGCTCAAGGAGGCGCAGCAGCAACTGGAAGAGGTCCAGAAAGACGGCGCCCTCCTGAAGGAGGAGGTGACGGCCGAGGATATTGCGGAGATCGTCGCGCGCTGGACGGGCATCCCCGTCGCCAAGCTGCTCGAAAGCGAGCGCGAAAAGCTGCTGCGGCTCGAAGAGGAGCTGTCCAAGCGGGTGG contains these protein-coding regions:
- a CDS encoding efflux RND transporter periplasmic adaptor subunit: MRPRILLFSSLLGLLLIAYLARSLWRSDSTATPAPADTAMATAPAAGGLAAFDKNGDGIVYQDPMHPWIVQDAPGKAPDCGMDLVPVSIHEGMDMGEEGTVRIDPVVLQNTGVRLTTVEVAPLAPTVRATARLEVNEQQLVAVSPKIEGWVERLYVDYEGARVRKGEPLLEIYSPALVSTQEEYLLALRNVQQLAGTPAEADARRLLEAARRRLQFWDITDEQIRQLEATGQPRKTLTLYAPASGTVLEKHVVEGQQIRSGQTLFVLADLSTLWLQVDVYEHDLSWVVPGISAEITLPYDPTVRLQGYVDYVYDTLDPATRTARARIVVPNPDLRLKPGMYAIATLQGHPTPPRPVVPEEALVRYGAEAFVIVALGEGRFLPTRVHPGPEANGRVQILEGLQGGERIVARAQFLIDSEARLKSALGALMSGHQHGGSMPEAPSNEPEAHTEHTGEHS
- a CDS encoding efflux RND transporter permease subunit; translation: MLERLIEGSMRNRQLVLVLAMLLAALGIWATLNIPIDAIPDISDVQVVIRTEYPGQAPQIVEDQVTYPLATAMLAVPGARTVRGYSMFGTSFVYVIFEDGTDMYWARSRVLEYLNQVAGSLPEGARPAIGPDATSVGWIFEYSLMDTTGRHDLADLRTLQDFFLKYELQSIPGVSEVATVGGFVKQYQVVVDPQKLLAYGIPLSHVRMAIQRSNREVGARLLELGEREFIVRGRGYLQGIDDLRKIPLKARDGTVITLDDVATIRHGPEIRRGIADRNGEGEVVGGIVLMRYGENALRVIERVKARLEELKASLPEGVTINIEYDRSRLIRDAVRTVTIKLWQQLAVVALIVFVFLLHVRSAFVALVTVPLGALTALLIMYLLGVNANIMSLGGIAVAIGVMVDASLVMVENAHKHLERVRQQGTRLSAAERFQVLLAAAREVGPSMFFSLLIVTVSYLPVFALQQVEGRLFRPLAMTTTFSMAAASVLAVTLIPALMVIFVRGRIRTEHQNPVARFFAWIYRPVIRYTLRRPWRVVFGSVLLLVLTLLPVQRLLLGRVYVDFPQIGSEFMPPLNEGDLLYMPTTLPGISPQKAKELLQQTDRIIKSFPEVKSVFGKAGRAETATDPAPLSMFETVIILKDPSEWRPGMTLDRLIEEMDRALRIPGLTNAWTMPIKTRVDMLATGIKTPVGIKIVGPDLPTLEEIGAHLEQVLRQVPGTRSVYAERAMGGSYLDVVVDRAEAARYGLTVGDVLEIVQTAVGGMNVTTTIEGLERYPVQVRYPRELRDNLPALRQVLVPTPTGAQVPLGQLARFELVEGPPMIKSENARPNAWVYIDLEQGVDIGSYVQRARELVAREVELPPGYALVWSGQYEYMERAARRLRFLVPLTIGIVFLLLLIHFRSLRETLLLMATLPMAAIGAIWLMSVLGFNMSVAAAVGYIAVAGLAAETGVVMQAFLSDTIERYRREGRLSSIGALQAALEEGASRRVRPLLMTVSTSLIGLLPVMFGTETGAEVMKRLAAPMVGGLFSAAALTLIVIPALNMIIHRARLRRELETTTTDHQPEAAATTSSS
- a CDS encoding PepSY domain-containing protein, translating into MRLPVRTIRKLHRYLGLIIGIQLLLWTGSGLFFSLNPIEKVRGEHLMAPPPVLAPDDTLLATPTRALQELRRRFPEAEVLQVMLRPLLDRPVYELMFRHEGRLRFALADARTGRLRPPITEAEAVAIAQADFVPEAPIAAVEYLTEAPPGSEFRGSPLPVYRVVFDHPTGTRIYVAAENGRVTARRNDTWRWFDFFWMFHIMDYRTRDNFNHLLLQSFSLFGLLTVLSGFVLWAVTSPTLRGRRKPFRRAKAAFRQA